Proteins encoded by one window of Streptomyces sp. NBC_01571:
- a CDS encoding peptidase C39 family protein produces MTRASEPSRRTILAAAVAAAATGAAATPAEAAEARSREARRGHAPARAVDNHAWISYTDWRSGTAKGTRAVSGARPGLVIASPAGTVAYPDPHTGRTATWEYATWTSPVHRLAVPATEAIASWNAHTPAGTWLQVELTGTYSDGTTTPWYVMGRWAAGDQDIRRTSVDGQKDGRSSIWTDTFAIDDAASGLRLVSYRLRLTLYRAPGSGATPTVWRLGAMGSDIPDRFTVPASTPGLARELTVPRYSQEIHAGQYPEYDNGGEAWCSPTSSQMIIEYWGRRPTAEQLAWIEPGLADPQVCHAARYTYDYQYDGCGNWPFNAAYAATYKDLQGVVTRLGSLADLETLIAAGIPAITSQSFLKSELTGAGYGTSGHLMTVVGFTADGDVIANDPASPDDAAVRRVYRRSEWETIWLRTKRYNASGNVVSGTGGVCYLYFPAQPTAGQRQALAAVGIR; encoded by the coding sequence ATGACCAGAGCTTCAGAGCCGTCCCGCAGAACCATTCTGGCCGCGGCGGTGGCCGCGGCGGCGACCGGTGCGGCGGCCACTCCGGCCGAGGCGGCGGAAGCACGCTCCCGGGAGGCGCGCCGGGGGCACGCGCCCGCGCGCGCCGTGGACAACCACGCCTGGATCTCGTACACCGACTGGCGCTCCGGCACCGCGAAGGGCACGCGGGCCGTGTCGGGCGCCCGGCCGGGTCTCGTGATCGCCTCCCCGGCCGGCACCGTCGCCTACCCGGATCCGCACACCGGCAGGACGGCCACCTGGGAGTACGCGACCTGGACCTCCCCGGTCCACCGGCTCGCCGTCCCCGCCACCGAGGCCATCGCCTCCTGGAACGCGCACACCCCCGCGGGCACCTGGCTCCAGGTCGAGCTCACCGGCACGTACTCCGACGGCACCACCACGCCCTGGTACGTGATGGGACGCTGGGCGGCCGGCGACCAGGACATCAGGCGGACCTCCGTCGACGGCCAGAAGGACGGCAGAAGCAGTATCTGGACGGACACCTTCGCCATCGACGACGCGGCCTCGGGCCTGCGGCTCGTCTCGTACCGGCTGCGCCTGACGCTGTACCGCGCGCCGGGCTCCGGGGCCACGCCCACCGTGTGGCGGCTCGGCGCGATGGGCTCCGACATCCCCGACCGCTTCACCGTCCCGGCCTCCACTCCCGGGCTCGCCCGCGAGCTGACCGTGCCGCGCTACTCGCAGGAGATCCACGCCGGCCAGTACCCCGAATACGACAACGGCGGCGAGGCCTGGTGCAGTCCCACCTCCTCGCAGATGATCATCGAGTACTGGGGGCGCAGGCCGACGGCGGAACAACTGGCCTGGATCGAACCGGGTCTGGCCGACCCGCAGGTGTGCCACGCGGCCCGCTACACCTACGACTACCAGTACGACGGCTGCGGCAACTGGCCCTTCAACGCCGCCTACGCGGCGACGTACAAGGACCTGCAGGGCGTGGTGACGCGCCTCGGCTCGCTCGCCGACCTGGAGACCCTGATCGCGGCCGGCATCCCGGCCATAACGTCCCAGTCCTTCCTCAAGTCGGAGCTGACCGGGGCGGGTTACGGCACCTCGGGCCATCTCATGACGGTCGTCGGCTTCACCGCGGACGGCGACGTGATCGCCAACGACCCGGCCTCGCCCGACGACGCCGCGGTGCGCCGCGTCTACCGGCGGTCGGAGTGGGAGACGATCTGGTTGCGCACCAAGCGGTACAACGCCTCCGGGAACGTCGTCTCCGGTACCGGTGGCGTCTGCTACCTGTACTTCCCCGCGCAGCCGACGGCGGGGCAGCGTCAGGCGCTCGCGGCGGTCGGCATCCGGTGA
- a CDS encoding uridine kinase, producing the protein MPHTSPDPGPPIHEFASHLRRLPPSRGPVRLIGVDGHAGSGKSTFTGRLAAALGGAPVLHLDDIATHEELFDWTARLLDQVIEPLSRGTAGRYAPYDWTARAFGPVRELPPAPVVLLEGVGAGRRALRPHLARLLWMEVPRDEAWTRGRRRDGETQSAFWTEWVAAERRHFAEDPSRPFADLLVRQCSEGYEVFSGPAGTPGPDQFLTHGDGPSAMC; encoded by the coding sequence ATGCCTCACACCTCACCGGACCCGGGACCCCCCATTCACGAATTCGCCTCCCACCTGCGCCGGCTGCCGCCCTCCCGCGGCCCCGTCCGTCTGATCGGCGTCGACGGGCATGCGGGCTCCGGGAAGAGCACGTTCACCGGACGGCTGGCCGCGGCACTGGGCGGCGCGCCCGTACTGCACCTCGACGACATCGCGACGCACGAGGAGCTCTTCGACTGGACGGCTCGTCTGCTGGACCAGGTGATCGAGCCGCTGAGCCGGGGCACGGCAGGGCGCTACGCCCCGTACGACTGGACGGCCAGAGCCTTCGGCCCGGTGCGTGAGCTGCCGCCCGCGCCCGTGGTCCTGCTGGAGGGCGTCGGGGCCGGACGCCGCGCACTGCGCCCGCATCTCGCGCGGCTGCTGTGGATGGAGGTGCCTCGCGACGAGGCCTGGACGCGGGGGCGCCGGCGGGACGGCGAGACGCAGAGCGCGTTCTGGACCGAGTGGGTCGCCGCAGAACGTCGGCATTTCGCCGAGGATCCCTCGAGGCCCTTCGCGGATCTTCTGGTGCGGCAGTGTTCCGAGGGATACGAGGTGTTTTCGGGGCCTGCCGGGACTCCTGGCCCGGACCAGTTCCTCACGCACGGTGACGGACCATCCGCAATGTGCTGA
- a CDS encoding AAA family ATPase, whose amino-acid sequence MDFGTQGPEAPADLAWMRGVDAYTMGAYPQAEEEFRTAVRMDPGMADGWLGLHALRVDTTTALLRMFRHRDRFGEQRSRHRRTLNSWYWLGWWVQPVLESPRDLLLAHASHWLDGRHVPELDRALAGLPPVDADPQVRFLHACRAYLVKDWEQLVRHTDPLIDDSMLGIEAGLFGGMARVRLEMFGQAEPLLSSALMRCRSEQPQRKELRYWLARAHEGTGRSAAALPLYRAVHRVDPAFMDTSARLAAISEGDGYDDAAADLAAITLTGIGQDVMDGPDGLDPLWGGEGRDLRLPEADPLPPGAVSPETDVVREKAVVPVRPLPAGPTDPALLEEALAELERMVGLEPVKRQVKALSAQLNMARLRAGQGLPVQPPKRHFVFSGPSGTGKTTVARILGRVFYALGLLGGDHLVEAQRADLVGEYLGQTAVKANELIDSAIGGVLFVDEAYSLSNSGYGKGDAYGDEALQVLLKRAEDNRDHLVVILAGYPEGMDRLLAANPGLSSRFTTRVDFPSYRPLELTSIGEVLAAENGDIWDEEALDELRSIAGHVVDQGWIDELGNGRFLRTLYEKSCAYRDLRLSGYPNTPSRDDLSTLRLPDLMQAYGEVLSGRGPQDPSAL is encoded by the coding sequence ATGGACTTCGGCACGCAGGGCCCGGAGGCCCCGGCCGACCTCGCCTGGATGCGAGGTGTGGACGCCTACACGATGGGCGCCTATCCGCAGGCGGAGGAGGAGTTCCGCACCGCGGTCCGGATGGATCCCGGCATGGCGGACGGCTGGCTCGGACTGCACGCGCTGCGCGTGGACACGACGACCGCGCTGCTGCGCATGTTCCGGCATCGGGACCGCTTCGGCGAACAGCGCTCCCGGCACCGACGCACCCTGAACTCCTGGTACTGGCTGGGCTGGTGGGTGCAGCCTGTGCTCGAGAGCCCGCGCGATCTGCTGCTCGCGCACGCCTCGCACTGGCTGGACGGCCGCCATGTCCCCGAACTTGACCGGGCGTTGGCCGGTCTGCCACCGGTGGACGCGGATCCCCAGGTGCGCTTCCTGCATGCCTGTCGGGCCTATCTCGTCAAGGACTGGGAGCAGTTGGTGCGGCACACGGACCCGCTGATCGACGATTCGATGCTCGGCATAGAGGCCGGTCTCTTCGGCGGCATGGCCCGGGTCCGACTGGAGATGTTCGGGCAGGCGGAGCCGCTGCTGTCGTCGGCGCTGATGCGCTGCCGCAGCGAGCAGCCGCAGCGCAAGGAGCTGCGGTACTGGCTGGCCCGTGCGCACGAGGGCACCGGCCGTTCGGCCGCCGCGCTCCCCCTGTACCGGGCGGTGCACCGCGTCGACCCCGCCTTCATGGACACCTCCGCGCGACTCGCCGCGATCTCCGAGGGCGATGGGTACGACGATGCCGCCGCCGACCTGGCGGCGATCACGCTCACCGGGATCGGGCAGGACGTGATGGACGGTCCGGACGGCCTGGATCCGCTGTGGGGAGGCGAGGGCCGCGACCTCCGGCTTCCCGAGGCGGACCCGCTGCCGCCCGGCGCGGTGTCGCCGGAGACCGACGTGGTGCGGGAGAAGGCCGTGGTGCCGGTGCGACCGCTGCCGGCCGGTCCGACCGACCCGGCACTGCTCGAGGAGGCGCTCGCCGAGCTGGAGCGCATGGTGGGACTGGAGCCCGTGAAGCGCCAGGTCAAGGCGTTGTCGGCGCAGTTGAACATGGCGCGGCTGCGGGCCGGGCAGGGACTGCCGGTTCAGCCGCCGAAGCGGCACTTCGTCTTCTCCGGTCCCTCGGGCACCGGCAAGACCACCGTGGCCCGCATTCTCGGCCGGGTCTTCTACGCGCTCGGTCTGCTCGGCGGCGATCACCTCGTGGAGGCGCAGCGGGCGGATCTGGTGGGCGAGTATCTGGGCCAGACCGCCGTCAAGGCCAATGAGCTGATCGACTCCGCGATCGGCGGGGTTCTCTTCGTGGACGAGGCGTACTCGCTGTCCAACTCGGGATACGGGAAGGGCGACGCGTACGGCGACGAGGCCCTGCAGGTGCTTCTGAAGCGGGCCGAGGACAACCGCGACCACCTGGTCGTCATCCTCGCCGGCTATCCGGAGGGCATGGACCGTCTGCTCGCCGCCAACCCCGGGCTGTCCTCGCGCTTCACCACCCGCGTCGACTTCCCGTCCTACCGTCCCCTCGAACTCACCTCCATCGGCGAGGTGCTGGCCGCGGAGAACGGTGACATCTGGGACGAGGAGGCGCTGGACGAGCTGCGCTCGATCGCGGGGCACGTCGTCGATCAGGGGTGGATCGACGAGCTCGGCAACGGGCGGTTCCTGCGGACGCTGTACGAGAAGAGCTGCGCGTACCGGGATCTGCGGCTGTCCGGGTATCCGAACACGCCGTCGCGGGACGATCTGTCCACGCTTCGGTTGCCGGATCTGATGCAGGCGTACGGGGAGGTGTTGTCGGGGCGAGGGCCCCAGGACCCGTCGGCCCTGTGA
- a CDS encoding hemolysin family protein has protein sequence MSVLQLLFAVLLVLANGFFVGAEFALVSVRRSQIEPLESARARQVLYGLERLPQMMAAAQFGITVCSLTLGAVAEPTVAHLLEPLFEAVHLPDGVIHPLGYVIALALVVFFHLVIGEMVPKNLAMAAPEKTALWLSPGLVAFARLCRPVTVALGACARLILKLFRVEPKDEVEAVFTSEQLNRLVEDSGQAGLLDPEEQERLEDALELGSRPVTDVLLDRESLVTVGASVTPGQVVALTARTGYSRFPVVAENGAFMGYLHVKDVLDLEESERAVPQQIWRHMTTLRSELPLDDALTVMRRAATHLAQVADASGKVLGLVALEDVLELLVGEVRDPAHRDVTVVAATLRTALSEAPEEALAT, from the coding sequence ATGAGCGTGCTCCAACTTCTCTTCGCCGTTCTCCTGGTGCTCGCCAACGGCTTCTTCGTGGGGGCCGAGTTCGCGCTCGTCTCCGTGCGGCGCAGCCAGATCGAGCCGCTGGAGTCAGCCCGCGCCCGACAGGTGCTGTACGGGCTGGAGCGGCTGCCGCAGATGATGGCCGCGGCCCAGTTCGGCATCACCGTCTGCTCGCTGACGCTCGGCGCGGTCGCCGAGCCGACCGTCGCCCATCTCCTGGAGCCCCTCTTCGAGGCGGTCCATCTACCGGACGGCGTGATCCACCCCCTCGGATACGTCATCGCGCTCGCCCTCGTCGTCTTCTTCCACCTCGTCATCGGCGAGATGGTCCCGAAGAACCTGGCGATGGCCGCGCCGGAGAAGACCGCGCTGTGGCTGAGCCCGGGGCTGGTCGCCTTCGCCCGCCTGTGCCGGCCGGTCACGGTGGCCCTCGGCGCGTGCGCGCGACTGATCCTGAAGCTGTTCCGGGTGGAGCCCAAGGACGAGGTCGAGGCGGTCTTCACGAGCGAGCAGCTCAACCGCCTGGTCGAGGACTCCGGCCAGGCCGGTCTGCTGGATCCGGAGGAGCAGGAGCGCCTCGAGGACGCCCTGGAGCTGGGTTCCCGACCGGTGACGGACGTCCTCCTGGACCGCGAGTCCCTGGTCACCGTGGGCGCCTCGGTCACCCCGGGCCAGGTCGTCGCCCTCACCGCGCGCACCGGGTACTCCCGGTTCCCGGTGGTCGCGGAGAACGGCGCCTTCATGGGATACCTGCATGTGAAGGACGTCCTCGACCTGGAGGAGTCCGAGCGGGCGGTGCCCCAGCAGATCTGGCGGCACATGACGACCCTGCGGTCGGAACTCCCCCTCGACGACGCCCTGACCGTGATGCGCCGCGCCGCCACGCACCTCGCGCAGGTCGCCGACGCGTCGGGGAAGGTGCTGGGGCTCGTGGCGCTGGAGGACGTACTGGAGCTGCTGGTCGGCGAGGTACGGGATCCGGCGCACCGGGATGTCACCGTGGTGGCTGCGACGCTGCGGACGGCGCTCAGCGAGGCTCCGGAGGAGGCGCTGGCGACCTGA
- a CDS encoding hemolysin family protein, with protein MTIPLLLLAAAFLLILANGFFVAAEFGLVTVERPDAEKAAAEGDRRARTVVNSLKELSFQLSGTQLGITITSLVVGMLAEPALAELLHGPFTALGLPEGAVSGVAVVVGMLLAAAVQMVVGELVPKNWAVSKPLQVARFVAGPQHVFSSLFRPVIAALNTVANRLVRALGVEPADELASARTPGELVSLARHSAQAGALEQDTADLFVRTISLADLTAQHVMTPRVRVSALQSTATAEDVVNLTRATGLSRFPVYRERIDEVVGMVHLKDALAVPSHDRLRTPVGRIAQPPLLVPETLPVQPLLERLRSEQPIAVVVDEYGGTAGVVTLEDIVEELVGEVRDEHDGQDLPELAVAPPEEGRPAWDADGSCRVDVLQRIGLDVPEGPYETVAGLVADLLGRIPAPGDRAELPGWRLSVRQVGHYRAERVRLVRIADAALTPEAVR; from the coding sequence ATGACCATCCCCCTGCTGCTTCTCGCGGCGGCGTTCCTGCTGATCCTCGCCAACGGTTTCTTCGTGGCGGCGGAGTTCGGCCTCGTCACGGTCGAGCGGCCGGACGCCGAGAAGGCCGCGGCCGAAGGCGACCGACGGGCCCGTACCGTCGTCAATTCGCTCAAGGAGCTGTCCTTCCAGCTCTCCGGCACCCAGCTCGGCATCACCATCACCTCGCTCGTCGTCGGCATGCTCGCCGAACCGGCGCTCGCCGAGCTGCTGCACGGACCGTTCACCGCGCTCGGCCTGCCCGAGGGCGCCGTGTCCGGCGTGGCCGTGGTGGTCGGCATGCTGCTCGCCGCGGCCGTGCAGATGGTCGTCGGCGAACTCGTCCCGAAGAACTGGGCGGTGTCCAAGCCGCTGCAGGTCGCCCGCTTCGTCGCGGGCCCGCAGCACGTCTTCTCCAGCCTGTTCCGGCCGGTGATCGCCGCGCTCAACACGGTCGCCAACCGGCTCGTACGGGCACTCGGCGTCGAACCCGCCGACGAGCTGGCGTCCGCCCGCACCCCCGGCGAGCTCGTCTCCCTGGCCCGGCACTCGGCCCAGGCCGGCGCGCTGGAGCAGGACACCGCGGATCTCTTCGTACGGACCATCTCGCTGGCCGACCTGACCGCGCAGCACGTCATGACGCCGCGGGTGAGGGTCAGCGCCCTCCAGTCGACGGCCACGGCGGAGGACGTCGTGAACCTCACCCGGGCCACCGGCCTGTCCCGCTTCCCCGTCTACCGGGAGCGGATCGACGAGGTGGTCGGCATGGTCCATCTCAAGGACGCCCTCGCGGTGCCCTCGCACGACCGGCTGCGCACGCCCGTCGGCCGGATCGCCCAGCCCCCGCTGCTCGTCCCGGAGACCCTGCCCGTGCAGCCGCTCCTGGAACGGCTGCGCAGCGAGCAGCCCATCGCCGTCGTCGTCGACGAGTACGGCGGTACGGCGGGCGTCGTCACCCTGGAGGACATCGTCGAAGAACTCGTCGGCGAGGTCCGCGACGAGCACGACGGACAGGACCTGCCGGAACTCGCCGTGGCACCGCCCGAGGAGGGACGGCCCGCCTGGGACGCCGACGGCAGCTGCCGTGTCGACGTCCTGCAGCGCATAGGACTCGATGTACCCGAGGGCCCGTACGAGACCGTGGCGGGTCTCGTCGCCGATCTGCTCGGCCGCATCCCCGCACCCGGTGACAGGGCGGAGCTTCCGGGCTGGCGCCTCTCGGTGCGCCAGGTCGGGCACTACCGCGCCGAACGGGTCCGGCTGGTCAGGATCGCGGACGCGGCCCTCACCCCGGAGGCCGTCCGATGA
- a CDS encoding PH domain-containing protein produces the protein MSHLPELPVTFRPSRTRAVLLTAGVAIFVVITTVAMLLEQLSPGERVSFVFTAALLLGVLMLLSRPKVVADESGVTVVNIASSRHLDWAEILQVNLRPGDPWVFLNLSDGTSLPALGIQPGIARQRAIDDARTLRALAEARSIGDPEQHHG, from the coding sequence ATGTCCCACCTTCCCGAACTCCCCGTCACGTTCCGGCCGTCCCGGACCCGGGCGGTCCTGCTCACCGCGGGTGTCGCGATCTTCGTGGTCATCACGACCGTCGCGATGCTCCTGGAGCAGCTCAGCCCGGGGGAGCGCGTCAGCTTCGTCTTCACCGCCGCGCTGCTTCTCGGGGTGCTCATGCTGCTGTCCCGGCCCAAGGTCGTGGCCGATGAGAGCGGAGTCACAGTCGTCAACATCGCCAGCAGCCGGCACCTGGACTGGGCGGAGATCCTCCAGGTCAACCTGCGCCCCGGCGACCCCTGGGTGTTCCTCAACCTCAGTGACGGCACCAGTCTTCCGGCGCTCGGCATCCAGCCGGGCATCGCCCGACAGCGCGCGATCGACGACGCCCGCACCCTGCGGGCGCTCGCCGAGGCCCGCTCCATCGGCGACCCGGAGCAACATCACGGCTGA
- the hisG gene encoding ATP phosphoribosyltransferase, translated as MLRIAVPNKGSLSGPAAEMLHEAGYRQRRESKELRIVDPGNEVEFFYLRPRDIAIYVSSGRLDIGITGRDLLVDSGAKAEEILPLGFARSTFRFAGKPGAAKSVEDLAGLTVATSYEGIVAGHLGDHGIDASVVHLDGAVETAIELGVAEVIADVVETGTSLRNAGLEVFGEPIMKSEAVVIRRVEADTSEDAEPKVQQFLRRLQGVLVARTYVMMDYDCRAEHLEQAVGLTPGLESPTISPLHNEGWVAVRAMVPAKEAQRIMDDLYALGARAILTTAIHACRL; from the coding sequence ATGCTGCGCATCGCCGTCCCCAACAAGGGTTCCCTGTCAGGACCTGCGGCGGAGATGCTGCATGAGGCCGGCTACCGGCAGCGCCGGGAGTCCAAGGAGCTCAGGATCGTCGATCCGGGCAACGAGGTCGAGTTCTTCTATCTCCGCCCCCGCGACATCGCGATCTACGTCTCCTCGGGCCGCCTCGACATCGGCATCACCGGCCGCGACCTGCTCGTCGACTCCGGAGCCAAGGCGGAGGAGATCCTCCCGCTCGGCTTCGCCCGCTCCACCTTCCGGTTCGCCGGCAAGCCCGGCGCCGCCAAGAGCGTCGAGGACCTCGCCGGCCTGACGGTCGCCACCTCCTACGAGGGCATCGTCGCCGGTCACCTCGGCGACCACGGCATCGACGCCTCCGTCGTCCACCTCGACGGCGCCGTCGAGACCGCGATCGAACTCGGTGTCGCCGAGGTCATCGCGGACGTCGTCGAGACCGGCACCTCGCTGCGCAACGCGGGCCTGGAGGTCTTCGGCGAGCCGATCATGAAGTCCGAGGCCGTCGTCATCCGCCGCGTCGAAGCCGACACCTCCGAGGACGCCGAGCCCAAGGTCCAGCAGTTCCTGCGCCGCCTTCAGGGCGTCCTGGTCGCACGCACGTACGTGATGATGGACTACGACTGCCGCGCCGAGCACCTGGAGCAGGCCGTCGGGCTCACCCCGGGCCTGGAGTCGCCGACCATCTCGCCGCTGCACAACGAGGGCTGGGTGGCCGTCCGCGCGATGGTGCCCGCCAAGGAGGCGCAGCGGATCATGGACGACCTGTACGCGCTCGGCGCGCGGGCCATCCTGACCACGGCCATCCACGCCTGCCGCCTCTGA
- a CDS encoding phosphoribosyl-ATP diphosphatase, which yields MSKKTFEELFTELQHKAANSDPATSRTAELVGKGVHAIGKKVVEEAAEVWMAAEYEGKDAAAEEISQLLYHVQVMMVARGISLDDVYAHL from the coding sequence ATGTCCAAGAAGACGTTCGAGGAGCTCTTCACCGAGCTCCAGCACAAGGCCGCCAACAGCGACCCCGCCACCTCACGCACCGCCGAGCTGGTCGGCAAGGGCGTCCATGCCATCGGCAAGAAGGTCGTCGAAGAGGCCGCAGAGGTCTGGATGGCCGCCGAGTACGAGGGCAAGGACGCCGCCGCCGAGGAGATCTCCCAGCTCCTGTACCACGTCCAGGTGATGATGGTGGCGCGCGGAATCTCCCTCGACGACGTGTACGCCCACCTCTGA
- the ribH gene encoding 6,7-dimethyl-8-ribityllumazine synthase produces MSGKGAPELSVRNCGDLRVAVIAAQWHEKVMDGLVDGALRALHELGIDEPTLLRVPGSFELPVVAKVLAGRGYDAIVALGVVIRGGTPHFEYVCQGVTQGLTQVSIDTGVPIGFGVLTCDTEEQALDRAGIEGSREDKGHEAVTAAVATAATLRSVSEPWR; encoded by the coding sequence GTGAGCGGCAAGGGTGCACCCGAACTGTCCGTACGCAACTGCGGCGACCTGCGCGTCGCGGTCATCGCGGCACAGTGGCACGAAAAGGTGATGGACGGCCTCGTGGACGGCGCGCTGCGCGCCCTGCACGAGCTGGGGATCGACGAGCCGACCCTGCTGAGGGTCCCGGGCAGCTTCGAGCTCCCGGTCGTCGCCAAGGTCCTCGCGGGCCGCGGCTACGACGCCATCGTCGCGCTCGGCGTCGTCATCCGGGGCGGCACACCCCACTTCGAGTACGTGTGCCAGGGCGTCACCCAGGGCCTCACCCAGGTCTCCATCGACACCGGCGTCCCCATCGGCTTCGGCGTACTGACCTGTGACACCGAGGAGCAGGCCCTGGACCGGGCCGGCATCGAGGGCTCCCGCGAGGACAAGGGGCACGAGGCGGTGACGGCGGCCGTGGCGACCGCGGCCACGCTGCGCTCAGTATCCGAACCCTGGCGCTGA
- a CDS encoding bifunctional 3,4-dihydroxy-2-butanone-4-phosphate synthase/GTP cyclohydrolase II encodes MTAAPVWYSTGHDQDASDFALDPVEKAIADIAAGRPIVVVDDEDRENEGDLVIAAEKATPEIIAFMMSECRGLICAPMEGDELDRLQLPQMVENNTESMRTAFTVSVDASGAHGVTTGISAADRATTLRLLAGGQAGAGDFVRPGHIFPLRARPGGVLVRNGHTEAAVDLARLAGLRPAGAIVEIAGEDGRMLRLPELIPFARKHGLTIISIEDLIAYRRSLQVPAPLDQAAAPSGPTVRREARTQLPTLFGEFTAYGYRSTVDGVEHVALVHGEIGDGEDVLVRVHSECLTGDVFHSLRCDCGPQLEASLRRIQTEGRGIVVYLRGHEGRGIGLLSKLRAYELQERGRDTLDANLELGLPADARDYGASAQILEDLGVHSVRLMTNNPDKTDALVRHGLRVTRREPMPVQAGEHNLRYLRTKRDRMGHDLPWLETPTPAACGNQ; translated from the coding sequence ATGACCGCCGCCCCCGTCTGGTACAGCACCGGGCACGACCAAGATGCCTCGGACTTCGCGCTCGACCCGGTCGAGAAGGCCATCGCCGACATCGCGGCCGGCCGCCCGATCGTGGTCGTCGACGACGAGGACCGGGAGAACGAGGGAGACCTCGTCATCGCCGCCGAGAAGGCGACCCCCGAGATCATCGCGTTCATGATGAGCGAGTGCCGCGGCCTGATCTGCGCACCCATGGAAGGCGACGAACTCGACCGCCTCCAGCTCCCCCAGATGGTCGAGAACAACACCGAGTCGATGAGGACCGCGTTCACGGTCTCGGTGGACGCCTCCGGCGCCCACGGCGTGACCACCGGCATCTCGGCCGCCGACCGCGCCACCACACTGCGGCTGCTGGCCGGAGGCCAGGCCGGGGCGGGCGACTTCGTGCGGCCGGGCCACATCTTCCCGCTGCGCGCCAGGCCCGGCGGCGTCCTCGTCCGCAACGGACACACCGAGGCGGCCGTCGACCTGGCCCGGCTCGCCGGCCTGCGCCCCGCGGGCGCCATCGTGGAGATCGCGGGGGAGGACGGCCGCATGCTGCGCCTCCCCGAACTGATCCCGTTCGCCCGCAAGCACGGCCTGACCATCATCTCCATCGAGGACCTGATCGCCTACCGGCGCTCTCTCCAGGTCCCGGCCCCGCTCGACCAGGCGGCGGCCCCGTCCGGACCCACGGTCCGCCGCGAGGCCAGGACACAGCTGCCCACCCTCTTCGGCGAGTTCACGGCGTACGGCTACCGCTCCACCGTGGACGGGGTCGAGCACGTCGCCCTCGTCCACGGCGAGATCGGCGACGGCGAGGACGTCCTCGTCCGCGTCCACTCCGAGTGCCTGACCGGCGACGTCTTCCACTCGCTGCGCTGCGACTGCGGCCCCCAGCTGGAGGCCTCCCTGCGGCGCATCCAGACCGAGGGCCGCGGCATCGTCGTCTATCTGCGCGGACACGAGGGGCGGGGCATCGGACTGCTGTCCAAGCTACGCGCCTACGAGCTCCAGGAACGCGGCCGGGACACCCTCGACGCCAACCTCGAACTCGGCCTGCCCGCCGACGCCCGCGACTACGGCGCGAGCGCGCAGATCCTGGAGGACCTCGGCGTCCACAGCGTGCGCCTGATGACCAACAACCCCGACAAGACCGACGCGCTCGTCCGGCACGGCCTGCGGGTCACCCGGCGGGAGCCGATGCCCGTCCAGGCGGGCGAACACAACCTCCGCTACCTGCGCACCAAGCGGGACCGGATGGGGCACGACCTGCCCTGGCTGGAGACGCCCACCCCGGCCGCCTGCGGCAACCAGTGA
- a CDS encoding nicotinamide mononucleotide transporter family protein, with protein MNWLNSEAFTLFGQHIKWSDMIGNVIGLIGLALGWRRSIWSWPVQLLSGVILLTAFASAHLSGSAGKQLVVIVVALWGWWQWNRGRGQGQDGSIAVRFATWRERACLAGAAAVGTLAVSALFHAYPSLSWDPWPDAYIFVGTVIAMYAQARGMVEFWFAWLLVDVVGVPLNFANGFAFSGFVYVLYGALVLWGMRDWWLRSRKAGQPVLEGVPA; from the coding sequence GTGAACTGGCTCAACTCCGAGGCCTTCACCCTCTTCGGACAGCACATCAAGTGGTCGGACATGATCGGCAACGTGATCGGTCTGATCGGTCTCGCGCTCGGCTGGCGGCGCTCCATCTGGAGCTGGCCCGTACAGCTCCTGTCCGGCGTCATCCTGCTCACGGCCTTCGCCTCGGCCCATCTCTCCGGCAGCGCCGGAAAGCAGCTCGTGGTCATCGTCGTCGCCCTGTGGGGCTGGTGGCAGTGGAACCGCGGCCGGGGCCAGGGCCAGGACGGTTCCATCGCCGTACGGTTCGCCACCTGGCGCGAGCGCGCCTGCCTGGCCGGCGCCGCGGCCGTCGGCACCCTCGCGGTCAGCGCCCTGTTCCACGCGTACCCGTCGCTGTCCTGGGACCCCTGGCCGGACGCCTACATCTTCGTCGGCACGGTCATCGCCATGTACGCCCAGGCGCGCGGCATGGTCGAGTTCTGGTTCGCCTGGCTGCTGGTCGACGTGGTGGGCGTCCCGCTCAACTTCGCCAACGGCTTCGCCTTCTCCGGTTTCGTCTACGTCCTCTACGGCGCGCTCGTCCTGTGGGGCATGCGCGACTGGTGGCTGCGCTCCCGCAAGGCCGGGCAGCCCGTCCTGGAAGGAGTCCCGGCATGA